From Microbacterium pseudoresistens, the proteins below share one genomic window:
- the cls gene encoding cardiolipin synthase, whose amino-acid sequence MTFDGWPWWVAGIALVIDLSIRVAAIIIVPRNRRPTAAMAWLLAIYFIPIVGVFLFLLIGNPRLPRAYRRKQERINAYINETSSSVRLGTLRPDYPDWLLSLVGMNQRMGALPLSGDNGVHIISDYQESLDAMADAIRGARDFVHVEFYILQSDEATDGFFRAMEEAAARGVPVRVLLDHWANRWKPRYKQTVRRLDAMGADWHLMLPVQPFKGRTQRPDLRNHRKLLVVDGEVAFLGSQNVTDSSYNLPKNIRRGLHWVDLMVRIDGPVVSSVNAVFLSDYYSETDRVPDTLRLNISERGSGDLDCQIVPSGPGFDVENNLRLFLGLLYAAQRKIMIVSPYFVPNEAVLLAVTAACDRGVQVELFVSEEGDQAIVYHAQRSYYEALLRGGVKIWMYRKPYILHTKSLTIDEDIAVIGSSNMDMRSFGLNMEVSMLVRGEEFVDELRAVEDEYRSLSRELTAEEWAQQPLRSRVLDNLARLTSSLQ is encoded by the coding sequence ATGACCTTCGACGGCTGGCCCTGGTGGGTGGCGGGGATCGCGCTGGTCATCGACCTGTCGATCCGCGTCGCCGCGATCATCATCGTGCCGCGCAACCGGCGCCCCACGGCGGCCATGGCGTGGCTGCTGGCGATCTACTTCATCCCGATCGTGGGCGTCTTCCTCTTCCTGCTCATCGGCAACCCGCGGCTTCCGCGCGCGTACCGGCGCAAGCAGGAGCGCATCAACGCCTACATCAACGAGACGAGCTCGTCGGTGCGGCTCGGCACGCTGCGTCCCGACTACCCCGACTGGCTGCTCTCCCTCGTGGGGATGAACCAGCGGATGGGGGCGCTGCCGCTGTCCGGCGACAACGGCGTGCACATCATCAGCGACTATCAGGAGTCGCTGGATGCCATGGCAGACGCGATCCGCGGTGCGCGTGACTTCGTGCACGTGGAGTTCTACATCCTGCAGTCCGACGAGGCGACCGACGGCTTCTTCCGCGCCATGGAGGAGGCGGCCGCGCGCGGCGTGCCGGTGCGCGTGCTGCTGGATCACTGGGCGAACCGCTGGAAGCCGCGGTACAAGCAGACGGTGCGCCGACTGGATGCGATGGGCGCCGACTGGCACCTCATGCTGCCCGTGCAGCCGTTCAAGGGGCGCACGCAGCGGCCGGATCTGCGCAATCACCGCAAGCTGCTCGTGGTCGACGGCGAGGTCGCCTTCCTCGGCTCGCAGAACGTCACCGATTCGTCGTACAACCTGCCCAAGAACATCCGTCGCGGGCTGCACTGGGTCGATCTCATGGTGCGCATCGACGGCCCCGTCGTGTCGAGCGTGAACGCGGTGTTCCTCAGCGACTACTACAGCGAGACCGACCGGGTGCCCGACACCCTGCGCCTCAACATCTCCGAGCGCGGGTCGGGCGACCTGGACTGCCAGATCGTGCCATCGGGCCCGGGATTCGACGTGGAGAACAACCTGCGCCTCTTCCTCGGCCTGCTCTACGCGGCGCAGCGCAAGATCATGATCGTCAGCCCCTATTTCGTGCCGAACGAGGCGGTGCTGCTCGCCGTCACGGCCGCCTGCGACCGGGGAGTGCAGGTGGAGCTGTTCGTCTCGGAGGAGGGCGATCAGGCGATCGTCTACCACGCCCAGCGCAGCTATTACGAGGCGCTGCTGCGCGGCGGCGTGAAGATCTGGATGTACCGCAAGCCGTACATCCTGCACACCAAGAGCCTCACGATCGATGAGGACATCGCCGTCATCGGTTCGAGCAACATGGACATGCGCTCCTTCGGTCTCAACATGGAGGTGTCGATGCTCGTGCGCGGCGAGGAGTTCGTCGACGAGCTGCGCGCCGTAGAAGACGAGTACCGCTCGCTCAGTCGTGAGCTCACCGCCGAGGAGTGGGCGCAGCAGCCGTTGCGCTCGCGCGTGCTCGACAACCTGGCCCGGCTCACCTCCTCGCTGCAGTGA
- a CDS encoding serine hydrolase, whose product MSDPPRDPGRFNVVDLDSGSRVLAGDDHLSLPIAGLGVVPLLIEVAAQFEEGTLDPLEVADRSFVDSVSTSGLWRHLHVPALALADLATIAATAGDPIAVNALLQRVGHDRVRERIDALGLTRTAMLDRFRDLRGPDDAPQVAVGSTRELASLFAALVNSTVVNAAVSAQVSEWLSLNQDLSLIAASTGLDPFAHEQDAHGLLFINKTGRDRGVRVEAGVLAGPRAGVAYALVVCFDDLSITHRLRAHDAFRVLGVELMEYAH is encoded by the coding sequence ATATCAGACCCTCCACGAGACCCGGGGCGATTCAATGTCGTCGACCTCGACAGCGGAAGCCGCGTGCTGGCCGGCGACGACCATCTCAGCCTGCCCATCGCCGGGCTCGGCGTTGTCCCCCTCCTGATCGAGGTCGCCGCCCAGTTCGAGGAGGGGACCCTGGACCCGCTCGAGGTCGCCGATCGATCCTTCGTCGACTCCGTCTCCACGTCGGGGCTCTGGCGGCATCTGCACGTTCCCGCGCTCGCGCTCGCCGATCTCGCGACGATCGCGGCCACCGCGGGGGATCCGATCGCCGTGAACGCGCTGCTGCAGAGAGTGGGGCACGACCGGGTGCGCGAGCGCATCGACGCGCTCGGGCTCACCCGTACGGCGATGCTCGACCGCTTCCGCGACCTGCGCGGTCCCGACGACGCCCCGCAGGTGGCCGTCGGCTCCACCAGGGAGCTCGCCTCGCTCTTCGCCGCCCTGGTCAACTCCACGGTGGTGAACGCGGCGGTGAGCGCGCAGGTGTCCGAGTGGCTGAGCCTCAACCAGGACCTCAGCCTGATCGCCGCATCCACCGGGCTCGACCCCTTCGCGCACGAGCAGGATGCGCACGGGCTGCTGTTCATCAACAAGACGGGCCGCGACCGGGGGGTGCGCGTGGAGGCAGGGGTCCTCGCCGGTCCCCGTGCGGGCGTCGCCTACGCCCTGGTCGTCTGCTTCGACGACCTCTCGATCACGCATCGGCTGCGTGCGCACGACGCCTTCCGTGTGCTCGGCGTCGAGCTGATGGAGTACGCGCACTGA
- a CDS encoding ABC transporter ATP-binding protein: MADDSFESPLLEVEGLRISFRTSNGDVEAVKGVTLTIVAGERVGLVGESGSGKSALLMSIINLLDEAGRITDGKIRFDGQDLRAMRESQLDELRGRRISVVLQDPSSSLNPLMSIGRQLDEIIARHQPGLGRSARRSLAASLLTEVEIARAEERLDAYPHQFSGGMKQRVGIAMALANDPDLLLADEPTTALDVTTQAQIIKLLTRLAKERDMAVLFVTHNLGIVSEFCDRILVLYRGDLVEEGETSRLLSRPTHPYTRALIGAIPAPGYTRQDGALATIGGELGRQKGGQ; the protein is encoded by the coding sequence ATGGCGGATGACAGCTTCGAATCGCCGCTTCTCGAGGTGGAAGGGCTGCGGATCTCCTTTCGAACGTCGAACGGAGACGTGGAGGCGGTCAAGGGAGTGACCCTGACGATCGTCGCCGGTGAGCGGGTCGGGCTCGTCGGCGAGTCCGGATCGGGGAAATCCGCGCTGCTGATGTCGATCATCAACCTGCTGGACGAGGCGGGGCGCATAACGGACGGGAAGATCCGGTTCGACGGACAGGACCTTCGTGCGATGCGCGAGAGTCAGCTCGACGAGCTGAGGGGCCGGCGGATCTCGGTGGTCCTGCAGGATCCGTCGAGCAGCTTGAATCCGCTCATGAGCATCGGCCGTCAGCTCGACGAGATCATCGCTCGACATCAGCCCGGGCTGGGCAGGAGCGCACGCCGCTCGCTCGCCGCGAGTCTGCTGACCGAGGTCGAGATCGCTCGGGCCGAAGAGAGGCTCGACGCCTACCCGCACCAGTTCTCCGGTGGCATGAAGCAGCGGGTGGGCATCGCCATGGCGCTCGCGAACGACCCGGATCTCTTGCTCGCGGATGAGCCGACCACCGCGCTCGACGTCACCACCCAGGCGCAGATCATCAAGCTGCTCACCCGGCTCGCGAAGGAGCGCGACATGGCCGTGCTCTTCGTGACCCACAATCTCGGGATCGTGTCTGAGTTCTGCGACAGGATCCTCGTCCTGTATCGCGGCGACCTCGTCGAGGAGGGAGAGACCTCGCGCCTGCTCAGCCGGCCCACGCATCCGTATACCCGGGCGTTGATCGGGGCGATCCCGGCGCCGGGCTATACGAGGCAGGACGGTGCGCTCGCGACGATCGGCGGGGAGCTCGGCCGACAGAAGGGTGGTCAGTGA
- a CDS encoding ABC transporter substrate-binding protein: MRAKKLSAVGLAAIGVVAVLSISGCQAPSTNDGDVGKERLVVNVPTAPTTLDPAAGCSMYYDTAIGSNVYSSLTRFGTREAPGGFQEMDPSVVEPYIAESWVISDDGTEYTFQLRDDVTFPSGEPLNAEAVKYSFDRLLTMGMCGAYPAEDGSPGIIQDITVDDEYSLTITLEKPSANMLAAWTSTPMIVDPSVVEENGGYAEGEINEWMASNVAGVGPFLLDSYRPNERAVLVRNPDFPLQPETDEIVINFVSSPATLLLQAQNGTADVTLGLAKQAANSLEDDSKLTVVASESTLALQIGLNNERAPFDNAKFREALSLAIPYEEVLKSVAYGYGTPYYGPIQPAMPFFNAELSAPREYDIEKAKQLIAESGVTVPVDMELVITQGQASDKQLAAVAQSEWAQLGVNVSVKELSAPDYTTATQGHTVDAYIRLTGPAGADPGYYLAYDMVCGVSFNLSGICVEGADELLAQARMASDDETRQKLYDEITTLWTAQSPKITVFGDQYVAVLSADVTDYEYSNSLRMSNWAKK; the protein is encoded by the coding sequence ATGAGAGCGAAGAAGCTTTCAGCAGTCGGTTTGGCCGCCATCGGCGTCGTCGCAGTGCTCAGCATCTCCGGTTGCCAGGCGCCGTCGACGAACGACGGAGACGTCGGTAAGGAACGGCTCGTCGTAAACGTGCCCACCGCGCCGACCACGCTCGATCCCGCCGCGGGCTGCAGCATGTACTACGACACCGCGATCGGGTCGAACGTGTACTCCAGCCTCACCAGGTTCGGTACGCGAGAGGCGCCGGGCGGCTTCCAGGAGATGGATCCGAGCGTGGTCGAGCCCTACATCGCCGAGTCCTGGGTCATCAGCGACGACGGAACCGAGTATACGTTCCAGCTCCGAGACGATGTCACGTTCCCCAGTGGGGAGCCGTTGAACGCCGAAGCCGTCAAGTATTCGTTCGACCGGCTGCTCACGATGGGCATGTGCGGGGCCTACCCGGCGGAGGACGGTTCCCCGGGCATCATCCAGGACATCACCGTCGACGACGAGTACAGCCTCACGATCACTCTCGAGAAGCCTTCGGCCAACATGCTCGCCGCATGGACGTCCACGCCCATGATCGTCGATCCGAGCGTCGTCGAGGAGAACGGGGGGTACGCCGAAGGCGAGATCAACGAATGGATGGCCTCGAACGTCGCCGGGGTGGGTCCTTTCCTGCTCGACTCCTATCGCCCCAATGAGCGTGCCGTCCTGGTGCGCAATCCCGACTTCCCGCTTCAGCCCGAGACCGATGAGATCGTCATCAACTTCGTCAGCAGCCCCGCGACTCTGCTCCTGCAGGCGCAGAACGGCACGGCGGATGTCACTCTCGGGCTCGCCAAGCAGGCGGCGAACAGCCTCGAGGACGACTCGAAGCTCACGGTCGTGGCGTCGGAGTCCACCCTGGCCTTGCAGATCGGGCTCAACAACGAACGAGCGCCCTTCGACAATGCGAAGTTCCGGGAGGCTCTCTCCTTGGCCATCCCCTACGAGGAGGTCTTGAAGAGCGTCGCATACGGATACGGGACTCCGTACTACGGCCCGATCCAGCCAGCGATGCCCTTCTTCAACGCCGAGCTCTCCGCGCCGCGAGAGTATGACATCGAGAAGGCGAAGCAGCTCATCGCCGAATCCGGCGTGACGGTCCCCGTCGACATGGAGCTCGTCATCACGCAGGGCCAGGCGAGCGACAAGCAGCTGGCCGCCGTCGCCCAGTCAGAATGGGCGCAGCTGGGTGTGAACGTGTCGGTGAAGGAACTCTCCGCCCCCGACTACACCACGGCGACACAGGGCCACACGGTGGATGCCTATATCCGCCTGACCGGTCCTGCCGGTGCCGATCCGGGCTACTACCTGGCCTACGACATGGTCTGCGGCGTGAGCTTCAACCTGTCGGGCATCTGCGTCGAGGGCGCCGACGAGCTCCTCGCCCAGGCGCGTATGGCCTCAGACGACGAAACCCGACAGAAGCTCTACGACGAGATCACCACGTTGTGGACCGCTCAGTCGCCGAAGATCACCGTGTTCGGCGATCAGTATGTCGCGGTCCTCAGCGCCGATGTCACCGACTACGAGTACTCGAACTCGTTGCGGATGAGCAACTGGGCGAAGAAGTGA
- a CDS encoding dipeptidase: MTHTPHSELLVIDMASATNPAWPTPARGAGQVAIRAKEAGVTSINATISAYTQSFRQAIAEVNRVRRFIEWESDTVMLVTTADDIRTAKASSKLGITIAFQTGSPFEDDWLNTLPVLHQMGLRVSQLTYNEQNLIGSGCREPRDQGLTFYGQQVVSAFNSTGVIVDVSHVGWKTSSDAAKLSTAPIIASHSNAFEVTPHPRNLPDDLAKAIADTGGVIGVVAWEVLNRPRSGGHPTLDDFFRHMDHFLELVGEDHVGVGTDFNENFAAEPVPPDFALQYGASSDRSISPPAIEGFGGFDDFPNLTAEMVKRGYSESVIRKVLGENFLRVAETVWQ, encoded by the coding sequence ATGACCCACACTCCTCACAGCGAGCTGCTCGTCATCGACATGGCCAGTGCCACCAATCCTGCCTGGCCGACGCCGGCGCGAGGAGCCGGGCAGGTGGCCATACGGGCCAAGGAAGCGGGAGTCACCTCCATCAACGCCACCATCTCGGCGTACACGCAGTCGTTCCGACAGGCGATCGCCGAGGTCAACCGGGTGCGTCGGTTCATCGAATGGGAATCGGACACCGTGATGCTCGTGACCACGGCAGACGACATCAGAACCGCCAAGGCCAGTTCGAAGCTGGGCATCACGATCGCCTTTCAGACCGGCTCGCCGTTCGAAGACGACTGGCTGAACACGCTTCCTGTCCTCCATCAGATGGGCCTGCGGGTCAGTCAACTGACCTACAACGAGCAGAATCTCATCGGGAGCGGATGCCGTGAGCCCCGAGACCAGGGGCTGACCTTCTACGGGCAGCAGGTGGTGAGCGCGTTCAACAGCACCGGGGTCATCGTCGACGTCTCGCACGTCGGCTGGAAGACCTCCTCCGATGCAGCGAAGCTCTCCACGGCGCCGATCATCGCCAGCCACTCCAACGCATTCGAGGTCACGCCCCATCCGCGCAACCTCCCGGATGACCTGGCCAAGGCCATCGCCGACACCGGCGGAGTCATCGGCGTCGTCGCCTGGGAGGTCCTGAACCGCCCACGGTCAGGCGGTCATCCCACGCTCGACGACTTCTTCAGGCACATGGACCATTTCCTCGAGCTCGTCGGCGAGGACCACGTCGGGGTGGGGACGGATTTCAACGAGAACTTCGCCGCCGAGCCCGTTCCGCCGGACTTTGCGCTCCAGTACGGCGCCAGCTCGGACAGGAGCATCTCGCCGCCCGCCATCGAGGGGTTCGGAGGCTTCGACGACTTCCCCAACCTGACCGCGGAGATGGTGAAGCGAGGCTACTCCGAGTCCGTGATCAGGAAGGTGCTCGGGGAGAACTTCCTTCGGGTGGCCGAGACCGTGTGGCAGTGA
- a CDS encoding ABC transporter ATP-binding protein produces MQGSSANEAPAVLKIEHLTKVFRSRGTEKKQSAVHALQDVSLQIGERRTYGLVGETGSGKSTLARCVMGLVRGYEGSIQLDGQVLDPVRPRSDRKLRRHLQMVFQDAGGSLDSRYSVRSLVREPLDIHRVGSSAARDHRAGEALELVGLGSEFLERKPHQLSGGQRQRVAIARALIMKPRVLVLDEPVSALDVSIQAQVINLLVDLQRELGLSYLFITHDLGIAEYFCDDIGVLLHGELVEAGPAEAVLRSPTHAYTRLLVDAAPRIGGATKEAEQDGR; encoded by the coding sequence ATGCAAGGCTCTTCTGCGAACGAGGCGCCGGCGGTCCTGAAGATCGAGCATCTGACGAAGGTGTTCCGCAGCCGAGGGACCGAGAAGAAGCAGAGCGCGGTCCACGCGTTGCAGGACGTCTCCCTCCAGATCGGTGAGCGGCGCACCTACGGGCTGGTGGGCGAGACCGGATCGGGGAAGTCCACGCTCGCACGATGCGTGATGGGCCTCGTGCGGGGGTACGAAGGGAGCATCCAGCTCGACGGGCAGGTCCTGGATCCGGTCCGTCCGCGCTCCGATCGAAAGCTCCGCAGGCATCTTCAGATGGTGTTCCAGGATGCGGGCGGCTCTCTGGACTCACGGTATTCCGTCCGCAGCCTGGTTCGCGAGCCTCTGGACATACACCGGGTGGGCTCGTCTGCCGCCAGGGATCATCGTGCCGGCGAAGCGCTGGAGCTGGTCGGCCTGGGGAGCGAGTTCCTCGAGCGCAAGCCCCATCAGCTGTCGGGCGGGCAGCGCCAGCGCGTGGCGATAGCGCGTGCGCTGATCATGAAGCCACGGGTGCTGGTGCTCGACGAGCCGGTGTCGGCGCTGGACGTCTCCATTCAGGCGCAGGTGATCAACCTCCTCGTCGACCTGCAACGCGAGCTCGGGCTGAGCTATCTCTTCATCACCCATGATCTCGGCATCGCCGAGTACTTCTGCGATGACATCGGAGTGCTCCTCCATGGCGAGCTCGTCGAGGCGGGGCCCGCTGAGGCGGTGCTCCGCTCGCCGACCCACGCCTATACGCGACTGCTGGTCGACGCGGCGCCGCGCATCGGAGGGGCGACGAAGGAAGCCGAGCAGGATGGTCGCTAG
- a CDS encoding ABC transporter permease — protein sequence MSSPLASGAPVEAAPTNAPRTRRIRNDILLPTAASGLLVLFLVAILGPVLWPLSPDATDLSRALEAPSLSHPMGMDQNGRDVLARFIAGAGVSLFLGLIIALLGALIGGTLGLALGMTTAPWVAVVLRIMDATLAFPPLVLAMAVTVALGSGVWTASIGIVLTSIPFIARLVRSDVLRVRSATFIEAQDTLGSPRPRTVLFHVLPHVFPTLVIQTAANFGYAILTLAALGFLGLGAQIPMSEWGLMITEGQNYALTGQWWLAIYPGIGILIAVTSASMVADRLRTLLDPRRI from the coding sequence ATGAGTTCGCCCCTGGCCTCCGGCGCACCGGTCGAGGCAGCGCCCACGAACGCCCCGAGAACCCGGCGGATACGGAACGACATCCTGCTGCCCACCGCGGCTTCCGGACTGCTCGTCCTGTTCCTCGTCGCCATCCTCGGTCCGGTTCTCTGGCCGCTGTCGCCGGATGCGACGGATCTGTCACGAGCGCTCGAGGCGCCGTCGCTGAGCCATCCCATGGGCATGGACCAGAACGGACGGGACGTCCTCGCCCGTTTCATCGCGGGGGCGGGGGTGTCGTTGTTCCTCGGACTGATCATCGCCCTTCTCGGCGCGCTGATCGGCGGCACCCTCGGCCTGGCCCTGGGCATGACGACGGCGCCGTGGGTGGCGGTCGTCCTCAGGATCATGGACGCGACACTGGCGTTCCCTCCCCTGGTGCTGGCGATGGCGGTGACCGTCGCGCTGGGGTCCGGGGTGTGGACGGCGAGCATCGGCATCGTGCTGACCTCGATCCCGTTCATCGCCCGCCTGGTCCGCAGCGACGTGCTCCGCGTCCGATCGGCCACGTTCATCGAGGCGCAGGACACCCTGGGCTCCCCGCGGCCGCGAACAGTGCTTTTCCATGTCCTCCCGCACGTATTCCCGACGCTCGTCATCCAGACGGCGGCCAACTTCGGATACGCGATCCTCACCCTGGCCGCCCTGGGCTTCCTGGGTCTGGGCGCACAGATCCCGATGTCCGAGTGGGGCCTCATGATCACCGAGGGGCAGAACTACGCCCTGACCGGGCAATGGTGGTTGGCGATCTATCCCGGCATCGGGATCCTGATCGCCGTGACGTCTGCGTCCATGGTCGCGGATCGCCTTCGGACCCTGCTCGATCCGAGGAGGATTTGA
- a CDS encoding ABC transporter permease, giving the protein MRTQIRSWLTQLGGAVLTVLGTVLIAFILLRMLPGDPARLVAGEFASPEVVEAQARHMGLDQPIPIQFLTYIGSFLTGDWGFAYSAGMPVREILLSRFPASIELALWAFVFALALAVVLALVITYRKNPPLDGAVRGFAFLAHGVAPFWLALVTLLVFSQLLPVFPGPEGRLSGGEQFDLGPTGFYLVDSLVHGRFDVFVDALWHLVLPAIVLGIGPFSYLVRLLRANLLEVGNAPYITLARSKGIGRFRSFARHALPNALFPTLTASALIFAQLVAGSVLVESVFNWPGVGQLVVDSVLAKDYAVVQAFILLSAVMYVIISLALEFIYGLIDPRVRLRGN; this is encoded by the coding sequence ATGCGCACTCAGATAAGGTCGTGGCTCACGCAGCTGGGCGGTGCGGTGCTGACCGTGCTGGGCACGGTGCTGATCGCCTTCATCCTTTTGCGGATGCTGCCCGGTGACCCGGCGCGCCTTGTGGCCGGCGAGTTCGCGAGCCCGGAGGTCGTCGAGGCCCAGGCGCGGCACATGGGCCTCGACCAGCCGATCCCGATCCAGTTCCTCACCTACATCGGTTCCTTCCTCACCGGCGACTGGGGTTTCGCCTACAGCGCCGGGATGCCGGTTCGCGAGATCCTGCTCAGCCGCTTTCCCGCGTCGATCGAACTCGCGCTCTGGGCATTCGTCTTCGCGTTGGCGCTCGCGGTGGTGCTGGCGCTGGTGATCACCTATCGGAAGAACCCGCCTCTGGACGGCGCCGTTCGCGGCTTCGCCTTCCTGGCCCACGGCGTGGCGCCCTTCTGGCTGGCCCTCGTGACGCTGCTGGTGTTCTCGCAACTGCTGCCCGTGTTCCCCGGACCGGAGGGCCGGCTCTCCGGAGGCGAGCAGTTCGACCTCGGGCCCACAGGGTTCTATCTCGTCGACTCCCTGGTCCACGGTCGATTCGACGTGTTCGTCGACGCCCTCTGGCATCTCGTGCTCCCGGCGATCGTTCTCGGCATCGGGCCGTTCTCCTATCTGGTGAGACTTCTGCGCGCCAACCTTCTCGAGGTGGGGAACGCGCCGTACATCACGCTCGCGCGCAGCAAGGGCATCGGCCGATTCCGCTCCTTCGCCCGGCACGCGCTGCCGAACGCGCTCTTCCCGACCTTGACGGCGAGCGCGCTGATATTCGCTCAGCTGGTGGCGGGGAGCGTGCTGGTCGAATCGGTGTTCAACTGGCCGGGCGTCGGGCAACTGGTCGTGGACTCGGTGCTCGCGAAGGACTACGCAGTGGTCCAGGCCTTCATCCTGCTCAGCGCGGTCATGTATGTGATCATCAGCCTCGCGCTGGAGTTCATCTACGGCCTCATCGATCCACGAGTTCGATTGCGAGGGAACTGA
- a CDS encoding helix-turn-helix domain-containing protein produces the protein MTDNRDDQTKAIGAAVRSYRKARGLTLRQLAEKTGLSAAFLSLAERGLSAFALTSLRAIATALEVETNDLLTFESEETAAGEAGAVVADPEVHVHHRDEPAAMEIVASGYRYRLLSSPWPGKQLETLLVTVPPAVRGEVSSGHEGEEFCYVLKGELIFIVGDEEYLLREGESIHIDSSHPHTLHNATESNVETLWSITPPIFAQSSSAHIPSMKRRRL, from the coding sequence ATGACCGACAACCGGGACGACCAGACCAAGGCGATCGGAGCGGCGGTGCGCTCGTACCGCAAGGCCAGGGGGCTCACGCTGAGGCAGCTCGCGGAGAAGACCGGCCTGTCCGCGGCGTTCCTGTCGCTGGCCGAACGAGGGCTCTCGGCCTTCGCGTTGACCTCTCTGCGCGCCATCGCGACGGCCCTGGAGGTCGAGACCAACGACCTCCTCACATTCGAGTCGGAGGAGACGGCCGCCGGCGAGGCGGGCGCGGTCGTCGCCGATCCTGAGGTGCACGTCCACCATCGCGACGAGCCTGCGGCGATGGAGATCGTCGCCAGCGGCTATCGGTACCGCTTGCTCTCGAGCCCGTGGCCGGGGAAACAGTTGGAAACGCTGCTGGTCACCGTCCCCCCCGCCGTCCGCGGAGAGGTCTCGTCGGGGCACGAGGGCGAAGAGTTCTGCTATGTGCTGAAGGGGGAGCTCATCTTCATCGTCGGCGACGAGGAGTATCTGCTTCGCGAGGGGGAGTCGATCCACATCGATTCGAGCCACCCGCACACGCTCCACAATGCCACCGAGAGCAACGTCGAGACCCTCTGGTCGATAACCCCTCCGATCTTTGCCCAGTCCAGTTCTGCCCATATTCCTTCCATGAAGAGGAGAAGATTATGA
- a CDS encoding NAD(P)/FAD-dependent oxidoreductase, with product MSSTENFVVIGGGIVGAAAAYRLAVKGLGVTLISNNREGEATMAGAGGVDPGVAHTPPTAWYPMAFASARFYKELTAQLEADGETDTGYEVCGSLVIAMDDTEAERLKDLLLLFNERTRSGAIDNGDLSIVDARGAQELFPPLQPGTVGIHSPTGARVDGRRLRDSLLRAFLKRGGNLVRGEAELSVDGDDVRVTVDGTAHPADRIVLAPGAWTSDLLRPLGHELPVFPQRGQLMHMGLRDTDTSKYPIITGFHHSYIIPFGGGRIVAGATREDDAAFDYRETVGGTLEVVADALRVAPGLAEASVLETRVGFRPFSPDRLPIVGALEGWPSVVIATGLGSSGLTMGPFVGSTAADLAVGEQVALDLAPYSPARFK from the coding sequence ATGTCTTCAACAGAGAACTTCGTCGTCATCGGCGGCGGCATCGTCGGTGCGGCGGCGGCCTACCGGCTCGCCGTGAAAGGGCTCGGCGTCACCCTGATCAGCAACAACAGGGAAGGGGAGGCGACCATGGCCGGAGCCGGCGGCGTCGACCCCGGTGTGGCGCATACCCCTCCCACGGCCTGGTACCCCATGGCATTCGCATCCGCGCGGTTCTATAAGGAGCTGACGGCGCAGCTCGAGGCCGACGGCGAAACCGACACCGGATACGAGGTGTGCGGCAGCCTCGTCATCGCCATGGACGACACAGAGGCGGAGCGGCTCAAGGATCTGCTTCTGCTGTTCAACGAGCGAACCCGATCCGGCGCGATCGACAACGGGGATCTGTCCATCGTCGACGCTCGAGGAGCGCAGGAGCTGTTCCCGCCGCTGCAGCCGGGCACCGTGGGGATCCACTCGCCGACGGGGGCGCGAGTCGACGGCCGGCGGCTGCGGGACTCCCTGCTGCGTGCCTTCCTCAAGAGAGGCGGCAACCTCGTCCGCGGAGAGGCGGAGCTCTCCGTCGACGGCGACGATGTCCGAGTGACGGTGGACGGCACGGCCCATCCCGCCGATCGGATCGTCCTCGCCCCCGGCGCGTGGACCTCGGATCTCCTGCGCCCTCTGGGCCATGAGCTTCCGGTCTTCCCTCAGCGGGGCCAGCTCATGCACATGGGATTGCGTGACACCGACACCTCGAAGTATCCGATCATCACCGGGTTCCACCACTCCTACATCATCCCCTTCGGCGGCGGCCGGATCGTCGCCGGCGCCACCCGCGAGGACGACGCCGCCTTCGACTACCGAGAGACCGTCGGCGGAACACTCGAGGTGGTCGCGGACGCGCTCCGGGTCGCGCCGGGCCTCGCGGAGGCCTCGGTGCTGGAGACCCGAGTCGGCTTCCGTCCGTTCTCTCCGGACCGCCTGCCCATCGTCGGCGCATTGGAGGGATGGCCCTCAGTGGTGATCGCCACAGGTCTGGGCTCCTCGGGTCTGACCATGGGACCTTTCGTCGGCTCCACGGCCGCTGACCTTGCCGTGGGGGAGCAGGTCGCTCTCGACCTTGCGCCCTACAGCCCGGCGAGGTTCAAGTAG
- a CDS encoding antibiotic biosynthesis monooxygenase: protein MIRSVLYLTPKDGDHDRLVDYFRENRVLEVAVEFPGCLSAELQVPEVSSAPALVTALWTSAADYANWVSYPWRMTSGTGIRDVLASDDDGEAGGDVYRVAISVGSEEQAS, encoded by the coding sequence GTGATTCGAAGTGTTCTCTACCTGACGCCGAAGGACGGCGACCACGACAGACTGGTCGACTACTTCAGAGAGAATCGAGTTCTTGAGGTCGCCGTCGAGTTTCCCGGCTGCCTTTCTGCGGAGCTGCAGGTTCCCGAGGTCTCGTCCGCTCCGGCGCTCGTGACCGCGCTCTGGACCTCCGCGGCCGACTATGCGAACTGGGTCAGCTATCCGTGGCGCATGACCTCGGGCACCGGCATCCGTGACGTCCTCGCCTCGGATGACGACGGCGAGGCCGGGGGCGACGTGTACCGCGTCGCGATCTCCGTCGGATCGGAGGAACAGGCATCATGA